One window of Electrophorus electricus isolate fEleEle1 chromosome 24, fEleEle1.pri, whole genome shotgun sequence genomic DNA carries:
- the znf512b gene encoding zinc finger protein 512B isoform X1 produces the protein MDTSSGARLVKPTLGMTKGRSPKQSHPHETARMGGTGKDNHGPSCNERSEGKKKGRPRVEVQELRSIPGHMMVQWKEEFKSRSRVKCPSSGCWLEFPSIYGLKYHYQRCQGATMAEKLSHGCPYCEAVFATKVRLQKHKLWNHPERVTTETKAAMPLETKVEPKPEAKLHKGPVKGNVKKRPIENSPPPPVVFKVKKTQEMSQPSQNGECAPHRPDRRQQHSSQQQPQREIPPDAGGSESEGGSLPPPFPEEDPERMKHRRKQKTPKKFTGEQPSISGTFGLKGMNKAEEKLKAGRAKRPEGALFSEDPQRKQANPAPTRREAPSHSQAAPSEAQWRQAILEQGEVCCPACSVVTRKTVHGLKKHMEICQKLQDALKCQQCHKQFRSKAGLNYHVMAEHTTKQPSGNENVGGREQEERERLRRVLKQMGRIKCPSEGCSAHFSSLMGYQYHQKRCGRELSEAEKPVFLCQHCGKTYRSKAGRDYHVRSEHPCAGATAPPARPVLTTEEEKPESRKEKEPSLAERTKAEAVQRKSLVKARERTEERTEEKEEARAEAEELLDLERTPSGRVRRRSAQVAVFHLQEIAEDELAKDWGTKRRIKDDLVPDIKRLNYTRPGLPNFSPKSLETWKNEVKEKGFICCPNSSCEAIYSSVSGLKAHLANCLKGGGDVGKYTCLLCQKEFSSESGVKYHISKTHSQNWFRASGHVVPNSRSKELHSNGLRRDAKNGITGKKRGRKPKDHPPETTPDSAKTPSTAPGTAAAPPPAPPPDPTQAPTPAPAQPPTPTTSRANLSPVSSPADGGSLPQTRDTQHPVKKRGKPKKAHLTE, from the exons ATGGACACCTCCAGTGGTGCCCGCTTAGTTAAGCCAACCTTGGGCATGACAAAAGGTCGTTCACCCAAACAGTCTCACCCCCATGAAACAGCCCGGATGGGCGGCACCGGAAAGGACAATCATG GTCCCTCCTGCAACGAGAGGTCAGAGGGGAAGAAGAAAGGGCGCCCCcgtgtggaggtgcaggagcTGCGCAGTATCCCC gGTCATATGATGGTTCAGTGGAAGGAGGAATTTAAGAGTCGTTCTCGTGTGAAGTGTCCAAGCTCGGGCTGCTGGCTGGAGTTCCCCAGTATTTACGGGCTTAAATACCATTATCAGCGCTGCCAAGGG GCCACCATGGCAGAGAAACTGAGTCACGGATGCCCATACTGTGAGGCTGTGTTCGCTACTAAAGTTCgcctgcagaaacacaagcTGTGGAATCACCCGGAGCGGGTCACCACGGAGACCAAGGCTGCGATGCCCCTGGAGACCAAGGTGGAGCCGAAGCCTGAAGCTAAACTGCACAAGGGCCCCGTAAAGGGCAACGTCAAAAAGag GCCTATAGAGAACAGCCCCCCACCGCCAGTCGTCTTCAAGGTGAAGAAGACCCAGGAAATGTCGCAGCCCTCTCAGAATGGGGAGTGCGCCCCCCACAGGCCAGACCGAAGACAACAGCACAGCTCCCAGCAGCAACCGCAGCGGGAGATCCCGCCAGACGCGGGGGGCAGCGAGAGTGAGGGGGGGAGTCTGCCCCCGCCCTTCCCCGAGGAAGACCCCGAGAGGATGAAGCACA GGAGGAAGCAGAAGACTCCCAAGAAATTCACCGGAGAACAGCCCTCCATCTCGGGCACATTTGGCCTGAAAG GGATGAATAAGGCGGAAGAGAAGCTGAAGGCGGGGAGGGCGAAGCGGCCAGAGGGGGCGCTGTTCAGCGAGGATCCCCAAAGGAAGCAAGCCAACCCAGCTCCAACCAGGAGAGAAGCTCCCTCCCACAGCCAAG CGGCCCCTTCAGAAGCCCAGTGGCGGCAGGCCATCCTGGAGCAAGGCGAGGTGTGCTGCCCCGCCTGTTCTGTTGTCACCCGCAAGACCGTCCACGGCCTCAAGAAGCATATGGAGATCTGTCAGAAG CTTCAGGACGCACTGAAATGTCAACAGTGTCACAAGCAGTTTAGATCCAAAGCTGGCCTCAATTACCACGTCATGGCTGAGCACACCACCAag CAGCCCTCTGGGAACGAGAATGTGGGAGGgcgggagcaggaggagagagagagactccgcAGAGTTCTCAAACAGATGGGGAGAATCAAGTGTCCCAGTgag GGCTGCTCTGCTCATTTCTCCAGTCTGATGGGCTATCAGTACCATCAGAAGCGCTGTGGTCGAGAGCTGTCAGAAGCTGAGAAGCCCGTGTTCCTGTGCCAGCACTGTGGCAAGACGTACCGCTCCAAAGCTGGCCGAGACTACCACGTGCGCTCCGAGCACCCCTGCGCAGGTGCCACCGCCCCTCCTGCACGTCCG GTTCTCACCACCGAGGAGGAGAAGCCcgagagcaggaaagagaaagagccgTCTCTAGCAGAGAGGACAAAAGCGGAGGCCGTCCAGAGGAAGAGCCTGGTCAAAGCaagggagagaacagaggagaggacagaggagaaggaggaggcgCGGGCCGAGGCCGAGGAGCTGCTGGACTTGGAGCGCACACCCAGCGGCCGGGTGAGGAGGCGCTCGGCCCAGGTGGCCGTCTTCCACCTCCAGGAGATCGCGGAGGACGAGCTGGCCAAGGACTGGGGCACGAAGCGCCGCATCAAAGACGACCTCGTCCCCGACATCAAGAGG CTAAACTACACGCGACCCGGTCTCCCCAACTTCAGCCCCAAAAGCCTAGAGACGTGGAAAAATGAAGTGAAGGAGAAAGGCTTCATCTGTTGCCCCAATAGC AGCTGTGAAGCCATTTACTCCAGCGTGTCGGGTCTCAAGGCTCATCTGGCAAACTGCCTGAAG GGAGGGGGAGATGTGGGGAAGTACACCTGCCTCCTGTGCCAGAAGGAATTCAGCTCTGAGAGTGGAGTGAAATACCACATCAGCAAGACACACTCTCAG AACTGGTTTCGAGCATCTGGGCACGTGGTGCCTAACAGCAGGAGCAAAGAGCTGCACAGCAACGGCCTGCGGAGAGACGCGAAGAACGGAATCACCGGCAAGAAAAGAGGCCGCAAGCCCAAAGACCACCCCCCCGAGACCACCCCTGACTCAGCAAAGACTCCGAGCACCGCCCCCGGAACAGCCGCagccccgcccccggccccTCCTCCGGATCCCACCCAGGCCCCAACGCCAGCACCAGCCCAACCTCCAACACCCACCACCTCCCGCGCCAACCTGTCCCCAGTGTCCTCCCCTGCGGACGGTGGAAGTCTACCCCAAACCAGAGACACGCAGCACCCCGTCAAGAAGAGGGGAAAACCCAAGAAGGCGCACCTCACAGAGTAA
- the znf512b gene encoding zinc finger protein 512B isoform X2: MDTSSGARLVKPTLGMTKGRSPKQSHPHETARMGGTGKDNHGPSCNERSEGKKKGRPRVEVQELRSIPGHMMVQWKEEFKSRSRVKCPSSGCWLEFPSIYGLKYHYQRCQGATMAEKLSHGCPYCEAVFATKVRLQKHKLWNHPERVTTETKAAMPLETKVEPKPEAKLHKGPVKGNVKKRPIENSPPPPVVFKVKKTQEMSQPSQNGECAPHRPDRRQQHSSQQQPQREIPPDAGGSESEGGSLPPPFPEEDPERMKHRRKQKTPKKFTGEQPSISGTFGLKGMNKAEEKLKAGRAKRPEGALFSEDPQRKQANPAPTRREAPSHSQAAPSEAQWRQAILEQGEVCCPACSVVTRKTVHGLKKHMEICQKLQDALKCQQCHKQFRSKAGLNYHVMAEHTTKPSGNENVGGREQEERERLRRVLKQMGRIKCPSEGCSAHFSSLMGYQYHQKRCGRELSEAEKPVFLCQHCGKTYRSKAGRDYHVRSEHPCAGATAPPARPVLTTEEEKPESRKEKEPSLAERTKAEAVQRKSLVKARERTEERTEEKEEARAEAEELLDLERTPSGRVRRRSAQVAVFHLQEIAEDELAKDWGTKRRIKDDLVPDIKRLNYTRPGLPNFSPKSLETWKNEVKEKGFICCPNSSCEAIYSSVSGLKAHLANCLKGGGDVGKYTCLLCQKEFSSESGVKYHISKTHSQNWFRASGHVVPNSRSKELHSNGLRRDAKNGITGKKRGRKPKDHPPETTPDSAKTPSTAPGTAAAPPPAPPPDPTQAPTPAPAQPPTPTTSRANLSPVSSPADGGSLPQTRDTQHPVKKRGKPKKAHLTE, encoded by the exons ATGGACACCTCCAGTGGTGCCCGCTTAGTTAAGCCAACCTTGGGCATGACAAAAGGTCGTTCACCCAAACAGTCTCACCCCCATGAAACAGCCCGGATGGGCGGCACCGGAAAGGACAATCATG GTCCCTCCTGCAACGAGAGGTCAGAGGGGAAGAAGAAAGGGCGCCCCcgtgtggaggtgcaggagcTGCGCAGTATCCCC gGTCATATGATGGTTCAGTGGAAGGAGGAATTTAAGAGTCGTTCTCGTGTGAAGTGTCCAAGCTCGGGCTGCTGGCTGGAGTTCCCCAGTATTTACGGGCTTAAATACCATTATCAGCGCTGCCAAGGG GCCACCATGGCAGAGAAACTGAGTCACGGATGCCCATACTGTGAGGCTGTGTTCGCTACTAAAGTTCgcctgcagaaacacaagcTGTGGAATCACCCGGAGCGGGTCACCACGGAGACCAAGGCTGCGATGCCCCTGGAGACCAAGGTGGAGCCGAAGCCTGAAGCTAAACTGCACAAGGGCCCCGTAAAGGGCAACGTCAAAAAGag GCCTATAGAGAACAGCCCCCCACCGCCAGTCGTCTTCAAGGTGAAGAAGACCCAGGAAATGTCGCAGCCCTCTCAGAATGGGGAGTGCGCCCCCCACAGGCCAGACCGAAGACAACAGCACAGCTCCCAGCAGCAACCGCAGCGGGAGATCCCGCCAGACGCGGGGGGCAGCGAGAGTGAGGGGGGGAGTCTGCCCCCGCCCTTCCCCGAGGAAGACCCCGAGAGGATGAAGCACA GGAGGAAGCAGAAGACTCCCAAGAAATTCACCGGAGAACAGCCCTCCATCTCGGGCACATTTGGCCTGAAAG GGATGAATAAGGCGGAAGAGAAGCTGAAGGCGGGGAGGGCGAAGCGGCCAGAGGGGGCGCTGTTCAGCGAGGATCCCCAAAGGAAGCAAGCCAACCCAGCTCCAACCAGGAGAGAAGCTCCCTCCCACAGCCAAG CGGCCCCTTCAGAAGCCCAGTGGCGGCAGGCCATCCTGGAGCAAGGCGAGGTGTGCTGCCCCGCCTGTTCTGTTGTCACCCGCAAGACCGTCCACGGCCTCAAGAAGCATATGGAGATCTGTCAGAAG CTTCAGGACGCACTGAAATGTCAACAGTGTCACAAGCAGTTTAGATCCAAAGCTGGCCTCAATTACCACGTCATGGCTGAGCACACCACCAag CCCTCTGGGAACGAGAATGTGGGAGGgcgggagcaggaggagagagagagactccgcAGAGTTCTCAAACAGATGGGGAGAATCAAGTGTCCCAGTgag GGCTGCTCTGCTCATTTCTCCAGTCTGATGGGCTATCAGTACCATCAGAAGCGCTGTGGTCGAGAGCTGTCAGAAGCTGAGAAGCCCGTGTTCCTGTGCCAGCACTGTGGCAAGACGTACCGCTCCAAAGCTGGCCGAGACTACCACGTGCGCTCCGAGCACCCCTGCGCAGGTGCCACCGCCCCTCCTGCACGTCCG GTTCTCACCACCGAGGAGGAGAAGCCcgagagcaggaaagagaaagagccgTCTCTAGCAGAGAGGACAAAAGCGGAGGCCGTCCAGAGGAAGAGCCTGGTCAAAGCaagggagagaacagaggagaggacagaggagaaggaggaggcgCGGGCCGAGGCCGAGGAGCTGCTGGACTTGGAGCGCACACCCAGCGGCCGGGTGAGGAGGCGCTCGGCCCAGGTGGCCGTCTTCCACCTCCAGGAGATCGCGGAGGACGAGCTGGCCAAGGACTGGGGCACGAAGCGCCGCATCAAAGACGACCTCGTCCCCGACATCAAGAGG CTAAACTACACGCGACCCGGTCTCCCCAACTTCAGCCCCAAAAGCCTAGAGACGTGGAAAAATGAAGTGAAGGAGAAAGGCTTCATCTGTTGCCCCAATAGC AGCTGTGAAGCCATTTACTCCAGCGTGTCGGGTCTCAAGGCTCATCTGGCAAACTGCCTGAAG GGAGGGGGAGATGTGGGGAAGTACACCTGCCTCCTGTGCCAGAAGGAATTCAGCTCTGAGAGTGGAGTGAAATACCACATCAGCAAGACACACTCTCAG AACTGGTTTCGAGCATCTGGGCACGTGGTGCCTAACAGCAGGAGCAAAGAGCTGCACAGCAACGGCCTGCGGAGAGACGCGAAGAACGGAATCACCGGCAAGAAAAGAGGCCGCAAGCCCAAAGACCACCCCCCCGAGACCACCCCTGACTCAGCAAAGACTCCGAGCACCGCCCCCGGAACAGCCGCagccccgcccccggccccTCCTCCGGATCCCACCCAGGCCCCAACGCCAGCACCAGCCCAACCTCCAACACCCACCACCTCCCGCGCCAACCTGTCCCCAGTGTCCTCCCCTGCGGACGGTGGAAGTCTACCCCAAACCAGAGACACGCAGCACCCCGTCAAGAAGAGGGGAAAACCCAAGAAGGCGCACCTCACAGAGTAA